From one Rhizobium rosettiformans genomic stretch:
- a CDS encoding LacI family DNA-binding transcriptional regulator, which produces MAASIRTIANVAETSVSSVSRVLNNSGYVSPEVRQRVEAAIRDLNYAPSKGARMLRGEASRMIGLMLPSIDVPFFGILANTIERELFERGYHTLICSSAENEDHEARYVAMLRAQRVEGVIVASAYGGTAHLQPLVGSGIPVIAIDRELVGISDDTVMADHVEGGRMMTRHLVDLGHQRIAVVGAPGHSQPIRLRMEGIRAVLREHGLAPAIEAIGEEHSFAATYALAQSVLLDHTDITAIIGTTDIAAIAAIHAVRDTGRSVPDDCSVIGFDDLPEAAYVLPRLTTVAQPIRAVALEATRKLEERLQDHRQNLERRPASLTRMPVELIIRESTGPAPADI; this is translated from the coding sequence ATGGCTGCCAGTATCAGGACGATCGCGAATGTTGCCGAAACCTCGGTATCATCAGTCTCGCGCGTCCTTAACAACAGTGGCTATGTCTCGCCGGAAGTGCGCCAGCGCGTTGAAGCCGCGATCCGAGACCTCAACTATGCGCCAAGCAAGGGCGCCCGCATGCTACGCGGTGAAGCGAGCCGGATGATCGGCCTCATGCTGCCGTCCATCGATGTGCCCTTCTTTGGCATCCTCGCAAACACCATCGAGCGCGAACTGTTCGAGCGCGGTTATCACACCCTGATCTGCAGTTCGGCGGAAAACGAAGACCACGAAGCCCGCTATGTCGCGATGCTGCGCGCGCAAAGGGTGGAGGGCGTCATCGTCGCCAGTGCCTATGGCGGCACCGCGCATCTCCAGCCGCTGGTCGGTTCCGGGATCCCCGTGATAGCGATCGACCGCGAACTCGTCGGCATATCGGACGACACCGTGATGGCCGATCATGTCGAAGGCGGACGCATGATGACCCGGCACCTCGTGGATCTCGGCCATCAGAGGATCGCCGTTGTCGGGGCGCCGGGACACAGCCAGCCGATCCGGCTTCGCATGGAAGGCATCAGGGCCGTTCTGCGCGAACATGGACTTGCACCGGCCATCGAGGCGATCGGCGAGGAGCACAGCTTCGCCGCCACCTACGCGCTGGCACAATCCGTTCTGCTGGATCACACCGACATCACCGCGATCATCGGCACCACGGACATCGCGGCCATTGCGGCGATCCACGCCGTCCGCGACACCGGGCGCAGCGTACCGGATGATTGCTCTGTCATTGGCTTCGACGACTTGCCGGAGGCAGCCTATGTTCTGCCACGGCTGACGACGGTCGCACAGCCGATCCGCGCGGTCGCGCTCGAGGCGACCCGCAAGCTCGAAGAACGTCTGCAGGATCACAGGCAGAATCTGGAACGCCGGCCAGCCTCGCTTACGCGCATGCCCGTTGAGCTCATCATCCGGGAATCGACCGGGCCAGCCCCTGCAGATATCTGA